A part of Pectinophora gossypiella chromosome Z, ilPecGoss1.1, whole genome shotgun sequence genomic DNA contains:
- the LOC126380545 gene encoding uncharacterized protein LOC126380545, with protein sequence MEEILINRLSKFVQEIRNLTDQGHCLCKISIDQHNLEKAQIIKTKLTAILSRFTCELYNYFKICNNPDPDEISDFTTYQLQGEEVLAELDAKLKIQADQPSTSTEVNKSSSYSKLPDLKLPEFSGNLLEWHSFWDQFTSNIRRRNLNDVDKLLYLKSSLKGDAARLVDGFDTTNRSYKLVVDTLKARYGKDSEIIYAHHKALTMIKRAGNIQESRQTLDEVSRHLRILQSMKENTNTNQIQYLIMEKFPTDIIYEIKMRLDAEATNSIEEILKQLSIVISAKEEANRVTQVNTSNETSPYTVETLHVNEANNPRTNYNSNGTNHYKRQWNTANPRSSSWNSRPNNKPTKRKFDSNGERNNKFHGGKKEKWSCVFCDGDHKGECNKVTAIDERKAKLKARNRCFSCFKTGHLVRDCNKKKNCQYCGRFGFHNKALCPKRLQNKVKENTSILHIRDGSTVLQTAVAAVQGRDILKTCRILLDCGSQRSYVTRGIAEELNLQVVEENNLAIFTFGSQKPHELESPLVKLAIVTRDKSIKTFYANVVPSISHGVSQPDKELLDSSTQEKYPLADDGSLSDRIDILLGNDYYFTIISTKKMCIKEGLYLVDSEFGWILSGKIPNKLSEQLSVLTYFQSSCEVKLDPPDLPLESGNIKLLWDLESIGITDSPKSTLEEEAVHHFNKTAQFEDGRYQVKWPWMHYPPELPSNYGLAIGRLKSLLKRSDTETLDTYYEILKEQLDAKVIEAVEPLASNKTTHPVHYLPHHMVHQNGKRGRIVYDASAKINGEKSLNECLYRGPSMIGDLTGLIISFRSNKVAMSADVEKAFLQVGLQAEDRDVTRFLWIKDPNKELTDDNIIQYRFCRVPFGVISSPFILNATIKHHLSSSGNENVRNLADHIYVDNVITGTNDTEKALELYRVSKETFQQISMNLRDWSSNSKDFMRQVPDISSNQIVKILGLNWHLEDDTLHIKTCAKDNTNTKRGILKSVASVYDPCGYAVPALLSAKLLIQDLWKMKIKWDSPLPKDIVDKWVDIKQHLNEIEEVSLDRCYLKNAQSNDCEIHCFTDSSTRAYAAVVYVVGEDEKSFVIGKSRLVPIKDQEHLKIPRLELLGALIGSRLIQYVTKFINLNVSKQVLWTDSQIVIDWFNSNKLLTPFVSRRIEEIKRNKNLIVRYVPSELNPADAATRPTNSIEDGRKWLTGPDFLLQDPNTWPTHTRSDTIFLIGEDLTSTDDVQDKIPESMVVENEDNSHDDHQLMERGIETDSHNTLEEIRKIQSEYFKEEVNGKETSLSRNLGLFKDVDGILRCKGRFRNANWSFDKRYPMIIPKDCNFTNKVIKDTHERNYHVGASHTLSIIRQTYWIPQGKRQVLKILKKCPRCSKHGGGPFKLPPTPALPYERVNYSKAFTFTGVDYLGPVLVKTETGTSKRWICLFTCLAVRAIHLEVVQDLSAEEGLSAFRRMCSTRGVPELITSDNALHFKLISDIVSKPYCVQNKIKWRFIPELAPWFGAFYERLVGLVKHCMRRTLQKHLLNDSQLSTIVKEIEAVLNTRPLTSVDAELEFILKPSDFLQPGRCLIMETAQNGLPIQGTSTKTNLIKGWKKARTILQEFEEMFQNRYLPSLRERYNHSLKQPRVTSKLNPQEGQIVQIKGDKNREGWKVGKIISLIKGSDGLVRVAQVKVGNSIFTRSIAHLYPLEAEDEEQYDPVPQDTTKNSEPIWLPSEQSVNTPDVVTEDVDDIHIDTCSNNETANTEDIERTYDI encoded by the coding sequence AGTTATAGCAAGTTACCGGATTTGAAATTACCCGAATTCAGCGGAAATCTGCTCGAATGGCATTCATTTTGGGATCAGTTCACGTCTAATATAAGACGAAGAAATTTAAATGATGTGGACAAGCTGCTTTATCTCAAGAGCTCACTCAAGGGAGATGCGGCAAGACTTGTAGATGGATTTGATACAACAAACCGTAGTTATAAACTTGTAGTTGATACCTTAAAAGCAAGATATGGGAAAGACAGTGAGATCATATATGCTCACCATAAGGCACTTACCATGATTAAAAGAGCTGGAAATATACAAGAGAGTCGACAAACCTTAGACGAAGTCTCAAGGCACCTTAGAATACTTCAGTCTATGAAGGAAAATACTAATACCAATCAGATTCAATACCTTATTATGGAAAAATTTCCTACTGATATTATTTACGAAATCAAAATGAGATTGGATGCTGAGGCAACAAACTCGATAGAAGAGATATTAAAACAACTCTCCATAGTAATATCAGCGAAGGAAGAAGCGAACAGAGTTACTCAAGTGAATACTTCAAACGAGACATCACCATATACGGTGGAAACATTACATGTGAACGAGGCCAATAATCCAAGAACAAATTATAACTCTAATGGAACAAATCACTATAAGAGGCAATGGAACACTGCGAATCCTAGATCGTCTTCTTGGAATTCAAGACCAAATAATAAACCAACTAAAAGGAAATTCGATTCTAATggagaaagaaataataaatttcatgGAGGCAAAAAGGAGAAATGGTCATGTGTATTTTGTGATGGAGATCACAAAGGTGAATGCAATAAAGTTACTGCAATTGATGAAAGGAAAGCAAAATTAAAAGCCAGAAATAGATGTTTTAGCTGTTTTAAAACTGGTCACTTAGTACGTGActgcaataaaaagaaaaattgccAATATTGTGGACGGTTTGGTTTCCATAATAAAGCATTATGTCCGAAGAGACTTCAAAACAAAGTAAAAGAGAATACGAGCATACTGCATATTAGAGATGGATCTACGGTATTGCAGACGGCGGTAGCTGCGGTTCAAGGTCGTGATATTCTTAAGACCTGTCGGATTTTGCTCGATTGTGGTAGCCAACGAAGTTACGTCACTCGAGGGATCGCTGAAGAGCTGAATCTTCAAGTTGTAGAGGAAAATAATTTGGCGATATTTACATTTGGATCTCAGAAACCTCACGAACTGGAAAGCCCTCTAGTTAAATTGGCAATCGTTACACGAGACAAATCAATTAAAACCTTTTACGCCAATGTTGTACCTTCAATATCGCACGGAGTTTCACAGCCTGACAAGGAATTACTGGACTCGAGTACCCAAGAAAAATATCCACTCGCTGATGATGGTTCATTATCAGACCGCATCGACATTCTACTCGGAAATGACTACTATTTCACCATCATATCTACAAAGAAGATGTGCATCAAGGAAGGCTTGTACTTGGTTGATTCTGAATTTGGTTGGATTCTTTCTGGTAAGATACCGAACAAGTTAAGTGAACAACTGTCGGTACTGACATATTTCCAATCTTCGTGTGAAGTTAAACTGGATCCACCTGATCTACCGTTAGAAAGTGGAAACATAAAACTCTTATGGGATTTAGAGTCGATAGGGATTACCGATTCACCAAAGTCCACACTGGAAGAGGAAGCAGTTCATCATTTCAATAAAACTGCCCAGTTTGAAGATGGGAGATACCAAGTAAAATGGCCTTGGATGCACTACCCTCCCGAACTTCCATCGAATTATGGTCTCGCAATTGGTAgattaaaaagtttattgaaaCGATCGGATACTGAGACCCTTGATACCTACTATGAGATCCTCAAGGAGCAGTTGGATGCCAAAGTTATAGAAGCTGTCGAACCTTTAGCTTCTAATAAAACAACTCATCCTGTACATTATTTACCACATCATATGGTACACCAAAACGGAAAACGAGGCCGCATAGTCTACGACGCCTCCGCAAAAATTAATGGCGAAAAGAGTTTGAACGAGTGTTTGTACAGAGGACCATCAATGATAGGAGACCTCACTGGTTTGATCATTAGCTTCAGGTCAAACAAGGTGGCTATGTCGGCTGATGTTGAAAAGGCCTTTCTTCAAGTAGGCCTTCAAGCAGAAGATAGAGACGTAACCAGATTCCTGTGGATCAAAGACCCTAACAAAGAACTAACCGATGACAATATAATACAGTATAGATTTTGTAGAGTTCCGTTTGGAGTTATTTCAAGTCCATTTATACTAAATGCCACTATAAAACACCATTTGTCAAGCTCTGGCAACGAGAACGTAAGAAATCTAGCAGATCACATATATGTGGATAATGTCATTACCGGAACAAATGATACAGAAAAGGCTTTGGAACTATATCGTGTCTCTAAGGAAACATTTCAACAGATTTCTATGAACTTGAGAGATTGGAGTTCTAATTCAAAAGATTTTATGCGACAAGTTCCAGATATTTCTTCAAATCAAATAGTTAAAATACTGGGTTTAAACTGGCACCTAGAAGATGATACACTTCACATCAAAACATGTGCAAAGGATAACACAAATACTAAGAGAGGTATCCTAAAAAGCGTTGCATCTGTGTATGATCCATGTGGCTATGCCGTACCAGCACTTCTATcagcaaaattacttatacaAGATTTatggaaaatgaaaataaaatgggACTCACCATTACCCAAAGATATTGTTGATAAATGGGTTGACATCAAACAACATTTGAATGAAATTGAGGAAGTAAGTCTAGATAGATGTTACCTGAAAAATGCGCAGAGTAACGACTGTGAAATACATTGCTTTACGGACTCTTCAACCAGAGCTTATGCAGCAGTGGTTTATGTAGTTGGAGAAGATGAGAAGAGTTTTGTGATTGGCAAATCTCGTCTCGTGCCAATCAAAGATCAAGAACATTTGAAAATACCACGTCTGGAGTTACTTGGAGCATTAATTGGAAGTCGTCTGATACAATATGTAACTAAATTCATTAATTTGAATGTAAGCAAGCAAGTGCTATGGACTGATAGTCAGATTGTCATTGATTGGTTCAACTCGAATAAGCTATTGACTCCATTTGTGTCAAGGAGGATCGAAGAgataaaacgtaataaaaacttGATTGTCAGATACGTACCGTCAGAACTTAATCCAGCTGATGCAGCTACTAGACCAACGAATTCTATCGAAGACGGAAGAAAGTGGTTGACAGGACCAGACTTTCTACTTCAAGATCCGAATACTTGGCCTACACATACAAGGAGTGATACAATTTTTTTGATTGGGGAGGATCTGACGAGTACTGATGATGTACAAGATAAGATCCCTGAGTCAATGGTTGTAGAGAATGAAGATAACTCTCATGACGATCACCAGTTAATGGAACGAGGAATAGAAACTGACTCACATAATACACTGgaagaaattagaaaaatacaGTCAGAATATTTTAAAGAGGAAGTGAACGGTAAAGAAACAAGTCTCAGTCGTAACCTTGGATTGTTCAAGGATGTAGATGGTATCTTACGATGCAAGGGCAGGTTTAGGAATGCCAACTGGTCATTTGATAAGAGGTATCCTATGATAATACCTAAGGATTGTAACTTTACCaataaagtaatcaaagatacACATGAAAGGAACTACCACGTTGGTGCTAGTCATACACTAAGTATAATTCGGCAAACCTACTGGATACCGCAAGGCAAGAGACAAGTTTTGAAGATCTTAAAGAAATGTCCACGTTGTTCGAAGCATGGCGGTGGACCCTTCAAACTACCACCCACACCTGCGTTGCCATATGAAAGGGTTAATTATAGCAAAGCCTTTACGTTTACTGGAGTAGATTATTTAGGACCTGTATTGGTCAAAACAGAGACAGGTACCAGCAAAAGATGGATATGTCTATTTACATGCCTTGCAGTTAGAGCTATACACTTAGAAGTTGTGCAAGATTTATCAGCTGAAGAAGGACTATCTGCTTTTAGGCGAATGTGTTCTACTAGAGGAGTACCAGAACTTATTACTTCCGACAATGCCTTACACTTCAAATTGATATCTGACATAGTGTCTAAACCATACTGTGttcaaaataagataaaatggcGATTTATACCCGAACTTGCGCCTTGGTTTGGAGCTTTCTATGAACGACTAGTAGGACTAGTGAAACATTGTATGCGTAGAACACTACAAAAACACCTATTGAATGATAGTCAACTGTCAACGATAGTAAAAGAAATAGAAGCTGTATTAAACACGCGACCTTTAACCTCTGTTGATGCAGAACTAGAGTTTATTTTGAAACCATCTGATTTTCTTCAACCTGGCAGATGTCTCATAATGGAGACCGCGCAGAATGGACTACCAATACAAGGTACATCAACGAAGACCAACTTAATTAAAGGATGGAAGAAGGCTCGTACAATACTACAAGAGTTCGAAGAAATGTTTCAAAATCGCTACTTACCAAGTCTACGTGAGAGATATAATCACTCGCTTAAACAACCACGTGTGACTTCTAAGTTAAATCCGCAAGAAGGCCAGATAGTTCAAATCAAAGGAGATAAAAACCGTGAAGGTTGGAAAGTCGGGAAAATTATCTCTTTGATCAAAGGCTCTGATGGATTGGTTAGAGTAGCTCAAGTTAAAGTAGGAAACTCTATCTTTACGCGATCTATTGCGCACTTGTATCCTCTGGAAGCCGAAGATGAGGAACAATATGATCCAGTACCTCAAGATACTACCAAGAATTCAGAACCCATTTGGTTGCCTTCGGAACAGTCAGTGAATACACCTGATGTTGTGACAGAAGACGTAGATGATATCCATATAGATACATGCAGCAACAATGAAACTGCAAATACTGAAGACATAGAAAGAACTTATGATATTTGA